The following are from one region of the Paenibacillus bovis genome:
- a CDS encoding helix-turn-helix transcriptional regulator yields MRQLSVLVTGTSDLVVRGLDSYLSKCERFSVITGKYESDCLIAQQILEHNIDVLIADVEMNPDTYQSFAEIKQSYPELKVVLISLSNYVHPYHYTLSEIADAIISKEAEIDEISNVIIMVSKNFTISNLHSKNMLSAQETEVLELMISGLTNKEIAQHLHICERTVSYYITNLFNKLNATNRVEASMKGMMQGHIRPSTIQQWMYDGKFA; encoded by the coding sequence GTGCGCCAACTATCTGTACTGGTGACTGGAACAAGTGATTTGGTTGTAAGAGGGCTGGATTCGTACTTGAGCAAGTGCGAAAGGTTTAGCGTGATTACCGGAAAATACGAATCCGATTGTTTGATTGCTCAGCAGATTTTGGAACATAACATCGACGTGCTTATTGCTGATGTAGAGATGAATCCGGATACCTACCAATCTTTTGCTGAAATCAAGCAAAGCTATCCGGAACTCAAAGTAGTCCTGATCTCACTCTCCAATTATGTCCATCCTTACCACTATACTCTGAGTGAAATCGCAGACGCTATCATTTCCAAAGAAGCGGAAATTGATGAGATTTCCAATGTGATTATTATGGTCAGCAAAAATTTTACCATCTCTAATCTGCACAGCAAGAATATGCTGTCTGCACAGGAGACCGAAGTACTGGAACTGATGATTAGCGGATTGACCAACAAGGAAATTGCTCAGCATCTACATATTTGTGAACGGACAGTCTCTTATTACATAACCAACCTTTTCAATAAACTGAATGCCACCAACCGGGTAGAAGCTTCCATGAAAGGAATGATGCAGGGGCATATTCGTCCATCAACGATAC